Proteins from a single region of Pseudodesulfovibrio portus:
- the cysK gene encoding cysteine synthase A translates to MKIANDMTELVGRTPMVRLNRLSEGLGATLVAKLEFNNPCGSVKDRIAKNMIEAALESGAIDQDTTLVEPTSGNTGIGLAFVCAVKGMKLVLTMPESMSIERRKLLKGLGAELILTPAAEGMKGAIAKAEEIVRNTDNAHMLQQFENSDNPAMHRKTTALEVWEDTDGQVDIFVAGVGTGGSISGVAEVLKGKKPELKAVAVEPAASPVLSGGQPGPHMIQGIGAGFVPKTLNTDIVDEIIRMDNDTAIETAKKLIVKEGILGGISSGANCAAALELANRPENKGKMIVFIVCDTGERYLSTPLFD, encoded by the coding sequence ATGAAAATAGCCAATGACATGACGGAACTTGTCGGCCGCACGCCGATGGTTCGCCTGAACCGGCTCTCCGAAGGGCTGGGCGCGACCCTGGTCGCCAAACTGGAATTCAACAACCCATGCGGCTCGGTCAAGGACCGCATCGCCAAAAACATGATCGAGGCCGCCCTTGAAAGCGGGGCCATCGATCAGGACACGACCCTGGTGGAACCCACCAGCGGCAACACCGGCATAGGCCTGGCGTTCGTTTGCGCGGTCAAGGGGATGAAGCTCGTCCTGACCATGCCCGAGTCCATGTCCATCGAAAGACGCAAGCTGCTCAAGGGACTCGGGGCCGAACTGATCCTCACCCCGGCCGCCGAAGGCATGAAGGGTGCCATTGCCAAGGCCGAGGAAATTGTCCGGAACACGGACAACGCCCACATGCTCCAGCAGTTCGAAAACAGTGACAACCCGGCCATGCACCGCAAGACCACTGCGCTCGAGGTCTGGGAAGACACCGACGGCCAGGTGGACATCTTCGTGGCGGGAGTGGGCACGGGCGGCTCCATTTCCGGCGTGGCCGAGGTGCTCAAGGGCAAGAAGCCTGAACTCAAAGCCGTGGCAGTCGAGCCGGCGGCCTCCCCGGTCCTGTCAGGCGGGCAGCCCGGCCCGCACATGATCCAGGGCATCGGCGCGGGCTTCGTGCCGAAGACACTGAACACCGACATCGTCGACGAAATCATCCGCATGGACAACGACACGGCCATCGAAACCGCCAAAAAGCTGATCGTCAAGGAAGGCATCCTCGGCGGCATCTCTTCCGGCGCCAACTGCGCTGCGGCACTGGAATTGGCCAACCGCCCGGAAAACAAGGGCAAGATGATCGTTTTCATCGTCTGCGACACCGGCGAACGCTACCTGAGCACCCCACTGTTCGATTAG
- the nifS gene encoding cysteine desulfurase NifS, whose protein sequence is MKTIYLDNNATTQVDPAVFEAIKPYFTELYGNPSSMHRFGGQVGVTIKEARSSVAKLLNCDSDEIIFTSCGSESDNTAIRSALNSRPDKRHIITTAVEHPAVLSFCKFLEKKENYEVTYLGTDERGRLDLDEYRKAISPDTAIVSVMWANNETGNIHPIEEMAQIARDNGVIFHTDAVQAVGKVSIDLKSSAVDMLSLSGHKLHAPKGVGALYVRKGLMFRPLLIGGHQERSRRAGTENTTGIIALGKACELAAKNMETENTVVSRLRDKLEAGLLAAIPDSKVNGDPENRLPNTTNISFGYVEGEAILLMMDQLGIAASSGSACTSGSLEPSHVLKAMSVPFTFAHGSIRFSLSRFNTEEEIDFVIENLPPIIENLRKMSPFSAEKEGLACTGPGSMQ, encoded by the coding sequence ATGAAGACCATTTACCTGGACAACAACGCCACCACGCAGGTGGACCCGGCTGTTTTCGAGGCCATCAAGCCCTATTTCACCGAACTGTACGGCAACCCCTCTTCCATGCACCGCTTCGGCGGTCAGGTCGGCGTGACCATCAAGGAAGCCCGGTCCTCCGTGGCCAAACTCCTGAACTGCGACAGCGACGAGATAATATTCACCTCCTGCGGCTCTGAATCTGACAACACCGCCATCCGCTCGGCGCTGAACTCCCGTCCGGACAAGCGCCACATCATCACCACCGCAGTGGAACACCCGGCTGTCCTGAGCTTCTGCAAGTTCCTCGAAAAGAAGGAAAACTACGAAGTAACCTACCTCGGCACCGACGAACGGGGACGGCTCGATCTCGATGAATACCGGAAAGCCATTAGCCCCGACACGGCCATCGTCTCGGTCATGTGGGCCAACAACGAGACCGGCAACATCCATCCCATCGAGGAAATGGCGCAGATCGCCCGGGACAACGGCGTGATCTTCCACACCGACGCGGTCCAGGCCGTGGGCAAGGTGTCCATAGACCTCAAGTCCTCTGCCGTGGACATGCTTTCCCTCTCCGGCCACAAGCTGCACGCCCCAAAGGGCGTAGGAGCGCTGTATGTGCGCAAGGGCCTTATGTTCCGCCCGTTGCTCATCGGCGGCCACCAGGAACGGAGCCGCCGCGCCGGCACCGAGAACACCACCGGCATCATCGCCTTGGGCAAGGCGTGCGAACTGGCCGCCAAGAACATGGAGACCGAGAATACGGTCGTCAGCCGCTTGCGCGACAAGCTTGAGGCAGGTCTCCTGGCCGCCATCCCGGACTCCAAGGTCAACGGCGACCCCGAAAACCGATTGCCCAACACGACCAACATCTCTTTCGGCTACGTCGAGGGCGAAGCGATCCTGCTCATGATGGATCAGTTGGGCATTGCGGCCAGCTCCGGCTCGGCCTGCACCTCCGGCTCCCTCGAGCCCTCCCACGTGCTCAAGGCCATGAGCGTGCCTTTCACCTTTGCCCATGGGTCCATCCGGTTCAGCCTGAGCCGGTTCAACACGGAAGAGGAAATCGACTTCGTGATCGAGAACCTGCCGCCCATCATCGAGAACCTGCGCAAGATGTCCCCCTTCTCCGCCGAGAAGGAAGGGCTCGCCTGCACCGGACCGGGGAGCATGCAATGA
- the nifU gene encoding Fe-S cluster assembly protein NifU, translating to MWEYTDKVKEHFLNPRNAGKIEDADGIGEVGSLACGDALTLYIKVDDDNIITDAKFQTFGCASAIASSSALTEMLIGKPVEEAEKLTNKDIAEYLGGLPREKMHCSVMGQEALEQAIKNMRGEAGTKAEHSHEGELICECFGVFDEEILQAIKANDLKSVEDITNFTKAGGGCGKCHEDLERLLAEAQGEAAACATPSATPAYPAEGMTNIQRMHLIESVIDDDIRPALQADGGDIRLMDIDKTSVTVQFMGMCSGCPSSKATLNNLVQGKLREKVDPAITVTEG from the coding sequence ATGTGGGAATATACCGACAAAGTAAAAGAACATTTTCTCAACCCGCGCAACGCGGGTAAGATCGAAGACGCGGACGGCATCGGCGAAGTCGGCTCGTTGGCCTGCGGCGATGCGTTGACGCTCTATATCAAGGTTGATGACGACAACATCATCACGGACGCCAAATTCCAGACCTTTGGCTGCGCCAGCGCCATCGCCTCCAGCTCCGCCCTCACGGAGATGCTCATCGGCAAGCCCGTTGAAGAGGCGGAAAAGCTGACCAACAAGGACATCGCCGAATACCTCGGCGGTCTCCCACGCGAAAAGATGCACTGCTCGGTCATGGGCCAGGAAGCCCTGGAGCAGGCCATCAAGAACATGCGCGGCGAGGCCGGCACCAAGGCGGAACATTCCCACGAAGGCGAGTTGATCTGCGAATGCTTCGGTGTCTTCGACGAGGAAATCCTGCAGGCCATCAAGGCAAACGACCTCAAGTCGGTGGAAGACATCACCAACTTCACCAAGGCCGGTGGCGGCTGCGGCAAATGCCACGAGGACCTGGAACGTTTGCTGGCCGAGGCTCAAGGCGAGGCCGCTGCCTGTGCAACGCCCTCCGCCACCCCTGCCTATCCGGCTGAGGGCATGACCAACATCCAGCGCATGCACCTCATCGAATCGGTCATTGACGACGACATCCGTCCCGCTCTTCAGGCCGACGGCGGCGACATCCGCCTGATGGACATCGACAAGACCTCGGTCACGGTCCAGTTCATGGGCATGTGTTCCGGCTGCCCGTCAAGCAAGGCCACCCTGAACAATCTGGTACAGGGAAAGCTCCGGGAAAAGGTCGACCCCGCGATCACCGTGACGGAGGGCTAA
- a CDS encoding DUF493 domain-containing protein, with translation MPEKRARFMQALDDHHQWPCPYVYKFIMPTDKLPDFTALFPEDKIETRTSKKGKYTSVTMVSNMCSAVAVMEVYEKAAQVPGLMSL, from the coding sequence ATGCCCGAAAAACGCGCACGCTTCATGCAGGCCTTGGACGACCACCACCAGTGGCCCTGCCCCTATGTCTACAAATTCATCATGCCCACGGATAAACTGCCGGATTTCACCGCCCTGTTTCCCGAGGACAAGATCGAGACCAGGACATCGAAAAAAGGGAAATATACCAGTGTAACCATGGTTTCGAACATGTGTTCGGCAGTCGCTGTCATGGAAGTTTACGAGAAAGCCGCCCAGGTGCCCGGATTAATGTCCTTATAA
- a CDS encoding putative bifunctional diguanylate cyclase/phosphodiesterase produces the protein MSEIVDVLVVDDEQINLRLIKGILKGYDLNLVMAESASQALESLEDHDYAVALLDVMMPGMNGFELAEELRSSEATKHIPIIFITAISKEQRHIFRGYELGAVDYLIKPVEPEVLRGKTNIFADLHRKKRSLEETTRRLEATVAELEASQVALKESEQRYRMVADYNYDWEIWFAQDGGIHYMSPSCERISGYNPEQFQDDPTLIQRIIHRDDLPGWLSFISDESLDDEKSLDFRINDAGAKLKWLSMVRHAIHGEEGEEMGIRVSMRDVTNRKSMERQLEHRTLHDSLTGLPNRALFIDRVGQAAERASRSEGWFAVLYINLDRFQAVNDHYGHSVGDKLMVAIAVQLQKTVRPADTVARFGSDEFGVLIEDVARKSDVSGLIAMIHNSIKDSIDVDGNKFTISASIGYEIASAGHVDAEDMVHNAQVAMNEAKQRGKSRIVVYNKKMREGVVNVLAMEQDLIRALKAGEFEPYFQPIVNLADGTLYGFETLTRWNHPDRGMVSPGEFIPVAEETGLIVELGIRILEEACHVMEGWRQKYPAARDLNIAVNISARQFSEAALATSVGRILDSTGLPASCLKLEITETVVMLDAVKSVNQLNMLKKLGIMLSIDDFGTGYSSMSYLQKFPTDQLKIDLSFVQRMETAPENIEIVRAIVNMAHSLRLRVVAEGIETERQRDLLYSLQCDYGQGYLYSKPLPKAEAEEFVKNSE, from the coding sequence ATGAGTGAAATAGTTGATGTTCTCGTCGTTGATGACGAACAGATCAATCTCAGGCTGATCAAGGGAATCCTCAAGGGATATGACTTGAACCTGGTGATGGCGGAGTCCGCATCGCAGGCCTTGGAAAGCCTGGAGGATCACGATTATGCCGTGGCGTTGCTGGACGTCATGATGCCGGGGATGAATGGTTTCGAACTGGCCGAGGAATTGCGCAGTTCGGAAGCCACCAAGCATATCCCCATCATCTTCATCACGGCCATCAGCAAGGAGCAGCGACATATTTTCCGTGGGTATGAACTCGGGGCGGTCGATTACCTTATCAAGCCTGTCGAGCCAGAGGTTTTGCGAGGAAAAACGAATATTTTTGCCGACCTGCACAGGAAAAAACGCTCCCTTGAAGAAACGACCCGCCGTCTGGAAGCGACCGTGGCGGAGCTTGAGGCCTCCCAGGTGGCGCTCAAGGAATCGGAACAGCGCTACCGCATGGTGGCCGATTACAACTACGACTGGGAAATCTGGTTTGCCCAGGATGGCGGGATTCATTACATGTCGCCGTCCTGTGAACGGATCAGCGGGTATAATCCCGAGCAGTTTCAGGACGATCCTACGCTGATACAGCGCATTATTCACCGGGACGATCTTCCCGGATGGCTCAGCTTCATAAGCGATGAAAGCCTGGACGACGAGAAGAGCCTGGACTTCAGGATCAACGACGCCGGCGCCAAGCTCAAGTGGCTGAGCATGGTCAGGCACGCCATTCATGGCGAGGAAGGTGAGGAGATGGGCATTCGCGTGTCCATGCGTGACGTCACCAACAGGAAGAGCATGGAGCGGCAACTGGAGCACCGGACGCTGCATGATTCCCTGACAGGCCTCCCGAACAGGGCACTGTTCATTGACCGCGTGGGACAGGCTGCGGAGCGTGCCTCCCGGTCCGAGGGGTGGTTCGCGGTCCTGTATATCAATCTGGACCGATTCCAGGCCGTGAATGACCACTATGGCCACTCCGTGGGTGACAAACTCATGGTGGCCATTGCCGTCCAACTGCAGAAGACGGTTCGTCCTGCGGACACCGTGGCCCGGTTCGGAAGCGATGAATTCGGCGTTCTTATTGAAGATGTTGCCCGTAAATCGGATGTCAGCGGCCTCATTGCCATGATCCACAATTCCATCAAGGATTCGATTGACGTGGACGGCAACAAGTTCACCATTTCAGCCAGCATCGGTTACGAGATCGCGTCGGCGGGACATGTGGATGCCGAAGACATGGTCCATAATGCCCAGGTGGCCATGAATGAGGCCAAGCAACGGGGCAAGAGCCGCATCGTCGTCTACAACAAGAAGATGCGGGAAGGAGTCGTCAATGTCCTGGCCATGGAGCAGGATCTCATCCGCGCCCTGAAGGCGGGTGAATTCGAACCGTATTTTCAGCCCATAGTCAATCTTGCGGACGGCACACTCTACGGGTTTGAGACCCTGACGCGGTGGAATCATCCGGATCGCGGCATGGTCAGCCCCGGTGAGTTCATTCCGGTGGCCGAGGAGACCGGGTTGATCGTCGAGCTTGGAATCCGGATTCTTGAAGAGGCCTGCCATGTCATGGAAGGGTGGCGGCAGAAATATCCCGCTGCCAGGGATCTCAACATTGCCGTCAACATTTCCGCGAGGCAGTTTTCCGAAGCGGCATTGGCGACCTCGGTGGGACGAATCTTGGACAGCACCGGGCTGCCGGCCAGTTGCCTCAAGCTTGAGATCACGGAAACGGTCGTCATGCTGGATGCGGTCAAGTCCGTCAACCAGCTGAACATGTTGAAAAAACTCGGCATCATGCTGTCTATCGACGATTTCGGCACCGGGTATTCCTCCATGAGCTATCTTCAGAAGTTTCCAACGGACCAGCTCAAGATAGACTTGAGCTTTGTCCAGAGGATGGAAACGGCCCCCGAAAACATTGAGATTGTCCGTGCCATCGTCAACATGGCGCACAGTTTGCGCCTGCGCGTGGTGGCGGAGGGCATCGAAACCGAGCGCCAAAGGGACTTGCTTTATTCATTGCAATGCGATTACGGTCAGGGCTATCTGTACTCGAAGCCGCTTCCCAAAGCGGAAGCTGAGGAATTTGTCAAGAATTCCGAATAG
- a CDS encoding Hsp20/alpha crystallin family protein: protein MADLKRWSRNEISRMRSEMDRLFDDLCLDFDLPAMVCRMSGDLELSEEGDTLVARLELGNIKPDDVQVSVHERRLIITAEYVEVSGKIRSSRTLRKEVRLPCLIRTNGVKAVYKDGVLTVKLPRCISQTGQRIEIKRK from the coding sequence ATGGCTGATTTGAAACGATGGAGCCGTAACGAGATTTCACGCATGCGAAGTGAAATGGATAGGCTTTTCGATGATTTGTGCCTGGACTTTGACCTCCCGGCCATGGTCTGCCGAATGTCCGGCGATCTCGAACTGAGCGAGGAAGGCGATACCCTCGTGGCCCGGTTGGAATTGGGAAACATCAAACCCGATGACGTGCAGGTATCCGTGCATGAGCGTCGATTGATCATTACGGCGGAGTATGTCGAGGTGAGCGGGAAGATCAGGAGTTCGCGGACCCTTCGCAAAGAAGTCAGGCTGCCGTGCCTCATCCGTACGAACGGGGTCAAAGCTGTCTACAAGGATGGCGTACTTACCGTGAAACTGCCGAGATGTATCAGTCAGACTGGACAACGGATTGAAATTAAAAGGAAATAA
- a CDS encoding Lon protease family protein — MVKKNDTCEVPVEKLKWTPDSKQLPFKTTDDLDPQNEIIGQRRGVEAFRFGMGMIKQGYNIFVTGEPGLGRLSTVRRLLEEMTDNDQTPCDLCYVNNFKQPEAPIMLRFKPGEGERFKKDIQNFLDVIKREAPQLFESEEYINRKNQIAEAHEKKVMSFYKAIEDQVKDTGLVVVRMQMGPIQRPDVVPLVDGEPKRMIELEELVEHGRFPRDEFERLRDKRLELKEEIDQIVQELKTLQKEVGEKHEEVDRLMFMALAQDFMKPLRKKHEDDKVLQFLDSMLENMVEDLEAIKGLGGGAKQGPIPGLMLPGPSPQMVFHPYQVNLLVDNSETEGAPVIVESYPTYRNLFGSIERVMDRNGGWHTDYTKIKAGSFVKANGGYLVINLMDAIMEPGVWQTLKRALKTEEIEIETFDPYYFISATGLKPEPIKMEVKVVVLGSPYLYTLLKHYDEDVPKIFKVRADYESSMDITDESMRQVARFIRKEIDKNGLKPFDVGGVAAVMEEAVRWSGRQEKISTAFPAMADLLSEANFFAGRAGAEVVTGDHVKEAVQAKIYRANQVEERIQEMIDRGSLFVDTDGEVVGQVNGLAVYSLGDYMFGKPARITAVTALGKEGIINIEREADMSGPTHNKGMLILSGFLRSRFAQDKPLSLAASIAFEQSYGGIDGDSASSTELYALLSSLSGQPLRQYVAVTGSVNQYGEVQPIGGVNQKIEGFYLCCKNAGLTGKQGVMIPYPNVKDLMLREEVIEAVKAGKFHVWAVKNIDQGIEILTGIKAGERTKSGAYPKNTINRMVDDKLKGLADKLIAYGKDENDKKPARKKSAPKKKSAK, encoded by the coding sequence ATGGTCAAAAAGAATGACACGTGTGAGGTTCCCGTTGAAAAGCTCAAGTGGACTCCCGATTCCAAGCAGCTTCCCTTCAAGACCACGGACGACCTGGATCCCCAGAACGAGATCATCGGGCAGCGGCGCGGGGTGGAGGCATTCCGTTTCGGCATGGGGATGATCAAGCAGGGATACAATATATTCGTCACAGGAGAGCCCGGCCTTGGCCGTTTGTCCACGGTGCGTCGGCTTCTGGAGGAAATGACGGACAACGACCAGACGCCTTGCGATCTGTGCTACGTCAACAATTTCAAGCAGCCGGAAGCGCCGATCATGCTCCGGTTCAAGCCGGGCGAGGGTGAACGGTTCAAGAAGGACATCCAGAACTTTCTCGACGTCATCAAGCGGGAAGCCCCGCAACTCTTCGAGAGTGAGGAGTACATCAACCGCAAGAACCAGATCGCCGAGGCCCATGAAAAGAAGGTCATGAGCTTCTACAAGGCCATCGAGGATCAGGTGAAGGACACCGGTCTGGTCGTGGTCCGCATGCAGATGGGCCCTATCCAGCGGCCTGACGTGGTCCCTCTCGTGGACGGCGAACCCAAGCGTATGATCGAGCTGGAAGAGTTGGTTGAGCATGGCCGTTTTCCCCGGGACGAGTTTGAACGTTTGCGGGATAAGCGTTTGGAATTAAAAGAAGAAATAGACCAGATCGTGCAGGAGTTGAAGACCCTTCAGAAGGAGGTCGGAGAAAAGCACGAGGAAGTGGATCGGCTCATGTTCATGGCGTTGGCCCAGGATTTCATGAAGCCGCTGCGCAAGAAGCACGAAGACGACAAGGTGTTGCAGTTCCTGGATTCCATGCTGGAAAACATGGTCGAGGATCTGGAGGCCATCAAGGGATTGGGAGGCGGCGCAAAGCAGGGGCCCATCCCCGGACTGATGTTGCCCGGGCCGTCGCCGCAAATGGTCTTTCACCCCTATCAGGTCAACCTCTTGGTGGACAATTCCGAAACCGAGGGGGCGCCGGTCATAGTGGAATCCTATCCCACCTACCGAAATCTGTTCGGCTCAATTGAACGAGTCATGGACCGGAACGGCGGTTGGCACACGGACTACACCAAGATCAAGGCCGGTTCTTTCGTCAAGGCCAACGGCGGTTACCTGGTGATCAATCTCATGGATGCGATCATGGAGCCGGGGGTCTGGCAGACATTGAAGCGGGCTCTGAAAACCGAAGAGATCGAAATTGAAACATTTGATCCGTATTATTTCATCAGCGCCACCGGCCTCAAGCCGGAGCCGATCAAAATGGAAGTGAAGGTCGTGGTTCTCGGCAGCCCGTATCTCTATACACTGCTCAAGCACTATGACGAGGACGTCCCCAAGATATTCAAGGTGCGTGCGGATTACGAGTCGAGCATGGACATTACCGACGAATCCATGCGCCAGGTGGCCCGTTTCATCCGCAAGGAGATAGACAAGAACGGGCTCAAGCCTTTTGATGTCGGTGGAGTCGCCGCCGTCATGGAGGAGGCTGTGCGCTGGTCGGGCCGTCAGGAGAAGATCTCCACCGCCTTCCCGGCCATGGCAGACCTGTTGAGCGAGGCGAACTTTTTCGCCGGACGGGCAGGGGCCGAGGTGGTCACGGGCGATCATGTGAAAGAAGCCGTCCAGGCCAAGATATACAGGGCCAATCAGGTTGAGGAACGCATCCAGGAGATGATCGACCGGGGCAGTCTGTTCGTGGACACGGACGGCGAAGTGGTGGGCCAGGTCAACGGCCTGGCCGTCTATTCCCTGGGCGACTACATGTTCGGCAAGCCCGCCAGGATCACGGCGGTCACCGCGCTGGGCAAGGAGGGGATCATCAACATCGAGCGCGAGGCGGACATGTCCGGACCGACGCACAACAAGGGCATGCTCATCCTGTCGGGGTTTTTGCGCAGTCGGTTTGCCCAGGACAAGCCCTTGTCGCTGGCCGCCTCCATTGCCTTTGAACAGTCGTACGGCGGCATAGACGGTGATTCCGCGTCTTCCACCGAGTTGTATGCGCTCCTGTCCAGCCTTTCGGGCCAGCCTCTCCGGCAGTACGTGGCGGTCACGGGTTCCGTGAACCAATACGGCGAGGTGCAGCCCATCGGCGGGGTGAACCAGAAAATTGAAGGATTCTACTTGTGTTGCAAAAACGCCGGGTTGACTGGAAAACAAGGGGTCATGATCCCGTACCCCAACGTCAAGGACCTCATGCTGCGCGAGGAAGTCATCGAGGCCGTCAAGGCAGGCAAGTTCCATGTCTGGGCGGTAAAGAACATAGACCAGGGGATCGAGATACTGACCGGCATCAAGGCCGGTGAGCGCACCAAATCCGGCGCGTACCCCAAGAATACCATCAACCGCATGGTGGATGACAAACTCAAGGGACTGGCAGACAAGCTCATTGCCTACGGCAAGGACGAGAACGACAAGAAACCGGCCAGGAAGAAGTCGGCACCGAAAAAGAAGTCGGCAAAATAG
- a CDS encoding NAD(P)H-dependent oxidoreductase, with protein MDILVILAHPDPASFNHAIARQAIQTLKDNGHVPIFHDLCAEEFDALLPAAEIPRRADLPATIAAHCRETATADGIIVVHPNWWGMPPAILTGWVDRIMRPGVAYEFVEGDSGEGVPVGLLKADKALVFNTSNTSAEREDRIFGDPLDRIWKDCVFDLCGVQDVTRHIFRIIVTSTLEERQTWLAEVAEAVANAFPKS; from the coding sequence ATGGATATATTGGTAATCCTGGCCCATCCCGACCCGGCCAGCTTCAATCATGCCATTGCTCGCCAGGCGATACAAACGCTGAAAGACAACGGCCACGTACCCATCTTTCACGACCTCTGCGCCGAGGAATTCGACGCCCTCCTGCCTGCAGCAGAAATCCCCCGCAGGGCCGATCTTCCCGCGACCATCGCCGCCCATTGCCGGGAAACGGCGACGGCTGACGGCATCATTGTCGTGCATCCCAACTGGTGGGGCATGCCGCCCGCCATTCTAACAGGCTGGGTGGACCGTATCATGCGCCCCGGAGTGGCATACGAGTTCGTGGAAGGCGATTCGGGAGAAGGCGTACCCGTGGGATTGCTCAAGGCGGATAAAGCCCTGGTGTTCAACACGTCCAACACTTCCGCGGAACGGGAGGATCGCATTTTCGGTGATCCGCTTGACCGGATATGGAAAGATTGCGTTTTCGACCTGTGCGGCGTGCAGGACGTGACCCGGCACATCTTCCGCATCATCGTCACCAGCACATTGGAAGAACGGCAAACCTGGCTGGCCGAAGTAGCCGAGGCCGTGGCGAACGCGTTCCCGAAATCGTGA
- the ilvB gene encoding acetolactate synthase large subunit: protein MKLNGAEIIIKLLERQSIETIAGIPGGANLPLYDALGQSTIRHILTRHEQGAGFIAQGMARVTGKPAVFFATSGPGATNTLTAIADAKLDSIPIICITGQVPLAMIGTDAFQEVDTYGLSVPITKHNFLVRSAEDLLHVIPAAFRIAASGRPGPVVIDVPKDVQMAEVEFDEWPEPGMPEPTAELIPAEVQRAADMINRAEKPILYLGGGVIQSGSAGLARELAEKGGIPAAMTLMGLGIMPTTHPLDIGMLGMHAARYTNLALDECDLLVAIGVRFDDRATGKVPEFCPNAKIVHMDIDPSELDKIKTATASVTGDVKDSLAAILPLIEKQDRVDWNRGVQALKKAHPMVVPGADDPTSPYGVILKAAELAGENAIVCTDVGQHQMRTAQVYPFTSPRSWLTSGGLGTMGFGMPASLGAALAAPDRTVICFSGDGSIMMNIQDLATAMEYDIPIKIILTNNNALGLVRQQQDLFYGKRYTASEYTRSVDFMKIAEGFGIKTHDLCSSDDPVGTLAEALAEPGPSLIHVVINADEPVYPMVPPGAANSEMIGGEKNV, encoded by the coding sequence ATGAAATTGAACGGTGCGGAAATCATCATCAAATTGTTGGAGCGGCAGTCCATAGAGACCATCGCAGGGATACCCGGCGGGGCGAATCTGCCTCTCTATGACGCCCTCGGCCAGTCGACCATCCGGCACATCCTGACCCGGCATGAGCAGGGAGCCGGGTTCATCGCCCAGGGCATGGCCCGAGTCACGGGCAAGCCTGCAGTGTTCTTCGCTACGTCCGGTCCGGGCGCCACCAACACCCTGACGGCCATTGCCGACGCCAAGCTCGACTCCATCCCCATCATCTGCATCACCGGTCAGGTGCCGTTGGCCATGATCGGCACCGACGCCTTTCAAGAGGTGGACACCTACGGGTTGAGCGTGCCCATCACCAAGCATAATTTTCTTGTCCGGTCCGCTGAAGACCTGCTCCACGTCATTCCCGCCGCCTTCCGCATAGCCGCCTCCGGCCGTCCCGGCCCGGTGGTTATCGACGTGCCCAAGGACGTTCAGATGGCCGAGGTGGAGTTCGACGAGTGGCCCGAGCCAGGCATGCCCGAACCGACCGCCGAGTTGATTCCCGCCGAGGTCCAGCGGGCGGCCGACATGATCAACCGGGCCGAGAAGCCCATCCTGTATCTCGGCGGCGGCGTCATCCAGTCCGGTTCCGCCGGGTTGGCCAGGGAATTGGCCGAGAAGGGCGGCATCCCGGCTGCCATGACCCTCATGGGGCTTGGAATCATGCCCACGACCCATCCGCTGGACATCGGCATGCTCGGCATGCACGCGGCACGGTATACGAATCTGGCTCTGGACGAGTGCGATTTGCTCGTGGCCATCGGCGTCCGCTTCGACGACCGGGCAACCGGCAAGGTTCCGGAGTTCTGTCCCAACGCCAAGATCGTGCATATGGACATCGATCCCAGCGAGTTGGACAAGATCAAGACGGCCACCGCGTCCGTGACCGGCGACGTCAAGGATTCCCTGGCGGCAATCCTGCCTCTGATCGAGAAGCAGGATCGCGTCGATTGGAATCGCGGTGTCCAGGCCCTCAAGAAGGCTCACCCCATGGTCGTTCCCGGGGCTGACGATCCGACATCCCCGTACGGCGTCATCCTCAAGGCGGCGGAGTTGGCGGGCGAAAACGCTATCGTCTGCACCGACGTGGGGCAGCACCAGATGCGTACCGCCCAGGTGTATCCGTTCACCTCGCCGCGTTCCTGGCTGACCTCCGGCGGGCTGGGCACCATGGGGTTCGGCATGCCCGCGTCCCTGGGAGCCGCCCTGGCCGCACCCGACCGCACCGTGATCTGCTTTTCCGGCGACGGCTCGATCATGATGAATATCCAGGACTTGGCCACGGCCATGGAGTACGATATCCCGATCAAGATCATCCTGACCAACAACAATGCGCTTGGTCTTGTCCGCCAGCAGCAGGACCTTTTCTACGGGAAGCGCTACACCGCGTCCGAATACACCCGAAGCGTGGATTTCATGAAGATAGCCGAGGGGTTCGGCATCAAGACACACGACCTGTGCAGCAGCGATGATCCGGTCGGTACCCTGGCAGAGGCCCTGGCCGAGCCCGGTCCGTCCCTGATCCATGTGGTCATCAACGCCGACGAGCCCGTGTATCCCATGGTTCCCCCCGGAGCCGCCAATAGCGAAATGATCGGAGGTGAGAAAAATGTGTAA